In Phycisphaerae bacterium, one genomic interval encodes:
- a CDS encoding universal stress protein, with protein sequence MKTILAANDGSESAKRAFQFALQLAKAFGSSVVVVSVAQPSEPPTSVETPALLDAATEHFEKDFVAFREAAQAAGVPLETDVVVGHPADQIVHQAVQRQADMIVMGHRGKSRFQRWLLGSVSKRVLSYAPCTVTVVR encoded by the coding sequence ATGAAGACCATTCTTGCAGCTAATGACGGATCTGAGTCAGCCAAACGGGCGTTCCAGTTTGCGCTCCAACTGGCCAAGGCATTCGGCTCCAGCGTGGTTGTTGTCTCGGTGGCTCAGCCATCCGAACCCCCCACGTCGGTCGAGACGCCCGCCTTGCTGGACGCCGCGACGGAGCATTTCGAAAAAGACTTTGTTGCTTTTCGTGAGGCCGCCCAAGCGGCGGGGGTGCCGCTGGAAACCGACGTTGTCGTCGGTCATCCTGCCGATCAGATCGTTCATCAGGCGGTCCAACGGCAGGCCGACATGATCGTCATGGGCCATCGAGGCAAGAGCAGGTTCCAGCGCTGGCTGCTCGGATCGGTCTCCAAGCGGGTTCTCAGTTATGCGCCCTGTACCGTGACCGTGGTGAGGTAA
- a CDS encoding cation:proton antiporter: MTDVWFTAALWVGLALVATLLSIWLRVATALSEIVVGTVAQLIIGAVAGVAALGAQEPWIKFLSGTGAIVLTFLAGAELDPTVFRARWKEATVIGLIAFFTPFLGCAAVAYYVLHWDSKASWLAGVALSTTSVAVVYAVMLELGFNKTDFGKAVLAACFINDLGTVVALGLIFSPFTIRTGVFVIASVAVFAIIPFLTPWFFRRYGNRPSELEAKYLLLLLFGMGALAAWADSEAVLPAYMIGMVLAGTVGKDHVLVRRLRTLTFGLLTPFYFIRAGSFVSVPALIAAPVTFMILLGAKVVSKCLGVYPATKAFRYEYRQAAYTTLLMSTGLTFGTISALFGLTHNVITQSQYSYLVAAVVASAVIPTLIANAFFIPYDLLPKRTRATMPDIRPAGSREMTATAVLDGESVLPET, from the coding sequence ATGACGGACGTATGGTTCACCGCGGCCTTGTGGGTGGGACTGGCGCTTGTGGCCACCTTGCTTTCCATCTGGCTGCGGGTGGCGACGGCCCTCTCAGAGATTGTGGTTGGCACGGTTGCTCAACTGATCATCGGCGCCGTCGCCGGAGTTGCCGCCCTGGGGGCCCAGGAGCCTTGGATCAAGTTCCTTTCGGGGACGGGGGCCATCGTCCTGACGTTCCTCGCCGGCGCGGAGTTGGACCCGACGGTGTTTCGCGCCAGGTGGAAGGAGGCAACCGTCATCGGGCTCATTGCTTTCTTCACGCCGTTTCTCGGCTGCGCGGCGGTGGCTTACTATGTGTTGCACTGGGATTCCAAGGCGAGCTGGCTGGCCGGCGTGGCCCTGTCCACTACCTCCGTCGCCGTCGTTTATGCGGTCATGCTCGAACTCGGCTTCAACAAAACCGATTTCGGTAAGGCTGTGCTGGCCGCCTGCTTCATCAACGATCTTGGCACGGTTGTGGCTCTCGGGCTCATCTTTTCGCCGTTTACGATCCGTACGGGCGTGTTTGTCATAGCAAGTGTCGCCGTCTTCGCGATCATTCCTTTTTTGACGCCATGGTTCTTCAGGAGGTACGGCAACCGGCCCTCGGAACTGGAAGCGAAGTACCTGCTGCTGCTCCTGTTCGGTATGGGAGCATTGGCTGCATGGGCCGATAGCGAGGCCGTGCTGCCCGCCTACATGATCGGAATGGTGTTGGCGGGCACGGTGGGCAAGGATCATGTTCTGGTGCGTCGGCTGCGCACACTGACGTTCGGCCTGCTCACGCCGTTCTACTTCATTCGAGCGGGATCGTTCGTGTCCGTTCCGGCCCTGATCGCCGCGCCGGTGACTTTCATGATCTTGTTGGGTGCTAAGGTGGTCAGCAAGTGCCTGGGCGTATACCCTGCCACCAAGGCCTTCCGGTACGAGTACCGCCAGGCCGCATACACCACCTTGCTGATGTCGACCGGTTTGACCTTCGGGACGATCTCGGCGTTGTTCGGTCTGACGCATAACGTCATCACCCAGAGTCAATACTCGTACCTGGTCGCGGCCGTCGTCGCCAGCGCCGTCATCCCCACCCTGATCGCCAATGCCTTCTTCATCCCATATGACCTGTTGCCGAAACGCACCAGAGCTACAATGCCCGACATACGGCCGGCCGGCAGCCGCGAGATGACAGCAACCGCCGTACTGGACGGCGAATCAGTTCTGCCTGAAACGTGA
- a CDS encoding sigma factor-like helix-turn-helix DNA-binding protein gives MASQYAGLKSPPARKREIPSRAAASSRRAGLQAAAFEAITYTPPPWKKLKRFLLRGLTTKERLIITLKYCERLTFAEIGVVLALPEKQVAALHRDIVRRVRRWVLSDDYDSWT, from the coding sequence ATGGCATCGCAATACGCAGGCCTCAAATCACCGCCCGCCAGGAAACGTGAGATTCCGTCCAGAGCGGCCGCATCCTCGCGTCGGGCCGGTCTGCAGGCCGCCGCATTCGAGGCCATCACATACACCCCGCCCCCGTGGAAAAAGCTGAAACGTTTTCTTCTTCGAGGGCTCACTACCAAGGAGCGGCTGATCATCACGCTGAAGTACTGCGAAAGGCTCACCTTCGCGGAAATCGGCGTTGTGCTGGCGCTGCCGGAGAAACAGGTTGCGGCCCTCCATCGCGACATCGTTCGACGCGTCCGGCGATGGGTGCTGTCCGACGACTATGACAGTTGGACGTGA
- a CDS encoding DUF190 domain-containing protein, with product MRLEGEAQLLRVFIGEGDKWHGVPLYEAIVMKARELHLAGATVLRGPMGFGAHSRLHTVKVLRLSQDLPMVIEIVDTQEKISTLLPHIDQMVTEGLVTLEKVHVIKYLANGGDARKE from the coding sequence ATGAGACTGGAAGGCGAAGCGCAGTTGCTCCGCGTGTTCATCGGTGAGGGCGACAAGTGGCACGGTGTGCCGCTGTATGAGGCCATCGTGATGAAGGCCCGCGAACTCCACTTGGCCGGCGCCACGGTGCTTCGTGGTCCCATGGGTTTCGGTGCGCACAGCCGTTTGCACACAGTGAAGGTCCTTCGGTTGTCCCAGGACCTGCCGATGGTGATCGAGATCGTGGATACGCAGGAGAAGATCAGCACCCTCCTCCCGCACATTGACCAGATGGTCACAGAGGGCCTTGTCACCCTGGAGAAGGTCCACGTGATCAAGTACCTCGCAAACGGTGGGGATGCGAGAAAGGAATAG
- a CDS encoding glycoside hydrolase family 2 TIM barrel-domain containing protein, protein MSSYHCCVVALAVFLSGGGPALAGQGDGPVKLSITPDGRLMLNGRPHFFIGFAPGPPLDFQTPEGGDGWAEMAEGGMSVVRGGPSRDGWTPQAEEQFSQYLDAAHQRGVYVWPFLREMVELNRPGMRQRLEAFIRKYRSHPGILFWKSADEPEWGKLPVEPLKQAYDLIHELDPARLVWFCHAPRGTLETLRPYSAACDVLSIDIYPVSEPPGKHSLDANKGLSMVGDYTRRTVELAKGGKMPFMVLQVCWSGVNPAHNPKNRLMFPTFRQERYMLYQAIICGANSVSFFGMPVGLTGRDAELGWNWTFWRAVLRPLLAEIRPGSELYPVLTLPDSKYPLEFTGAPQIEARWKEASVYLYILAAAREGETVEVTFSGLQDGEVTVLHENRTLQVVDGSFTDTFAPHDVHLYRALRLLSAASRPASR, encoded by the coding sequence ATGAGCTCTTACCACTGCTGCGTCGTTGCCCTTGCAGTGTTTTTGTCTGGTGGAGGTCCGGCCTTGGCCGGACAGGGCGATGGCCCCGTGAAGCTGTCGATCACCCCCGACGGCCGGCTGATGCTGAATGGCCGCCCGCATTTCTTCATCGGTTTCGCCCCGGGGCCGCCTCTTGATTTCCAGACGCCCGAGGGCGGCGACGGCTGGGCTGAGATGGCCGAGGGTGGTATGTCCGTGGTCCGCGGTGGACCATCCCGCGACGGATGGACGCCTCAGGCCGAGGAACAGTTTTCTCAATACCTTGACGCGGCTCACCAACGCGGTGTGTACGTCTGGCCGTTTCTGCGTGAAATGGTCGAGCTGAACAGGCCGGGTATGCGACAAAGGCTCGAGGCCTTTATCCGCAAGTACCGGAGCCACCCGGGCATCCTCTTTTGGAAGAGCGCCGACGAGCCCGAATGGGGCAAGCTCCCAGTCGAGCCGCTCAAGCAGGCCTACGACCTCATTCATGAGCTGGATCCCGCCCGTCTTGTGTGGTTCTGCCACGCCCCCCGCGGCACGCTGGAGACGCTGCGTCCGTACAGCGCCGCCTGTGACGTTCTGAGCATCGACATCTACCCGGTCAGCGAGCCGCCCGGCAAGCATTCTCTCGATGCCAACAAGGGCCTAAGCATGGTGGGCGATTACACCCGTCGAACGGTGGAGCTGGCCAAAGGCGGTAAGATGCCTTTCATGGTCTTGCAGGTTTGCTGGAGCGGCGTGAACCCTGCTCACAACCCCAAGAACCGGCTGATGTTCCCCACGTTTCGACAGGAACGCTACATGCTCTACCAGGCAATCATCTGCGGCGCCAACAGCGTGTCGTTCTTCGGCATGCCCGTCGGACTCACCGGTCGTGACGCCGAACTCGGTTGGAACTGGACCTTCTGGCGTGCGGTGCTCAGGCCGCTTCTGGCCGAGATCAGGCCGGGAAGCGAACTGTATCCCGTGCTGACTCTGCCGGACTCGAAGTATCCGTTGGAGTTCACCGGCGCCCCTCAGATCGAGGCCCGGTGGAAGGAAGCGAGCGTCTACCTGTATATCCTCGCGGCCGCCCGCGAGGGCGAGACGGTCGAGGTGACGTTTTCGGGGCTGCAAGATGGTGAGGTCACAGTCCTGCACGAGAATCGCACGCTTCAGGTTGTTGACGGCTCGTTCACAGACACCTTTGCCCCGCACGATGTACACCTTTACCGGGCCTTGCGGCTGCTGTCAGCAGCGTCGCGCCCCGCGTCTCGCTGA
- a CDS encoding GxGYxYP family putative glycoside hydrolase, whose amino-acid sequence MSEKAVWFNLDSLIDPNITGGRVPSYKEGQPEWAKGHLALEDNGWKNQVMMYALQGLVNRTGPRLMYDTQFWNWKPADQTWRDYYARAKGIEFETLADVFEVIDRFREAFKGLVVHDPSVEQSLYVACVLAGLEDLLPVKPDIAEKLTARYGDLTIAYDLVGRWKDEFEPLDYAIDNLLPRCQPGMIYSVDNLWTGMSIHTLDLAVARRAFIFRCSTKSEYAEDNKRIWRIHSYAGPNCGVYGWGEPEDRYCQMASLNSNYIMCTEAPNLSFHAQVPVEMKTFRQKSHVDKSQLRLEEDKYYVAFMTTEGDALKIHMCFQGGAWHDPHRGRVPINWGFQPRMLDVAPAMAEYYYSTMTDKDYFFCGCSGAGYTYPNWMPEPDEFFRESDKFMERADLQTMDCWIHFSRPVYERYAELSPHTEAFILPCGPGQVKMTRAGTPVILRYSGLHYFPSEKTAEDMAEAIQKAAADILHKPAFITVFAVPDAKGNTSAQNGFCPEDYVRVAEILGDREYKIVTLEEMAWAAREFARKYPDRVNRPQSRERQTRVGVNVIQS is encoded by the coding sequence GTGAGCGAAAAGGCCGTCTGGTTCAACCTGGATTCTCTCATTGACCCGAACATCACCGGCGGGCGGGTGCCGTCGTATAAGGAAGGCCAACCCGAGTGGGCCAAGGGGCATCTGGCTCTGGAGGACAACGGCTGGAAGAACCAAGTGATGATGTACGCCCTGCAGGGCCTGGTCAATCGCACCGGCCCGCGGCTGATGTACGACACCCAGTTCTGGAACTGGAAGCCGGCCGACCAGACCTGGCGCGATTACTACGCCAGGGCCAAGGGCATCGAGTTCGAGACGCTCGCCGACGTGTTTGAGGTCATCGACCGCTTTCGCGAAGCCTTCAAGGGGCTGGTGGTCCACGACCCGAGCGTCGAGCAATCGCTCTATGTGGCATGCGTTCTGGCCGGTCTGGAAGACCTTCTGCCCGTCAAGCCCGATATCGCCGAGAAGCTGACCGCCCGGTACGGCGACCTGACGATCGCGTATGACCTCGTCGGGCGATGGAAGGACGAATTCGAACCGCTCGACTACGCGATTGATAATCTCCTGCCCCGTTGTCAACCGGGAATGATCTACAGCGTGGATAATCTGTGGACGGGAATGTCGATCCACACCCTCGACCTGGCGGTGGCCCGAAGGGCATTCATCTTCCGGTGCAGCACCAAGAGCGAATACGCCGAGGACAACAAGCGGATCTGGCGCATTCACAGCTATGCCGGGCCGAACTGCGGCGTCTACGGCTGGGGTGAACCCGAGGACCGCTATTGCCAGATGGCCTCGCTGAACAGCAACTACATCATGTGCACCGAGGCCCCCAACCTCAGTTTCCACGCCCAGGTGCCGGTCGAGATGAAGACCTTCCGACAGAAATCGCACGTCGACAAGTCGCAGTTGCGCCTGGAAGAAGACAAGTACTACGTCGCCTTCATGACCACCGAGGGCGACGCCCTCAAGATCCACATGTGCTTCCAGGGCGGGGCCTGGCACGATCCCCATCGCGGCCGGGTGCCGATCAACTGGGGCTTTCAACCGCGGATGCTCGACGTCGCCCCGGCCATGGCCGAGTACTACTACAGCACCATGACCGACAAGGACTACTTCTTCTGCGGCTGCAGCGGCGCGGGCTATACCTACCCGAACTGGATGCCGGAACCCGACGAATTCTTCCGTGAATCCGACAAGTTCATGGAGCGGGCAGATTTGCAGACGATGGACTGCTGGATCCACTTCTCCCGCCCGGTCTACGAGCGCTATGCCGAGCTGAGCCCGCACACCGAGGCGTTCATTCTGCCTTGCGGGCCGGGACAAGTGAAGATGACACGGGCCGGCACCCCGGTGATTCTGCGGTACAGCGGGCTACACTACTTCCCGAGCGAGAAGACGGCGGAAGACATGGCCGAGGCGATCCAGAAGGCCGCCGCCGACATCCTGCACAAGCCGGCATTCATAACCGTGTTCGCCGTTCCAGACGCCAAGGGCAACACCTCGGCGCAGAACGGCTTCTGCCCTGAGGATTATGTGCGGGTGGCAGAAATCCTTGGTGACAGGGAATACAAGATCGTCACGCTGGAAGAGATGGCCTGGGCGGCCAGAGAGTTCGCCAGGAAGTACCCGGACCGTGTCAACCGCCCGCAGAGCCGCGAGCGGCAAACACGGGTCGGAGTCAATGTCATACAGAGCTGA
- the gcvH gene encoding glycine cleavage system protein GcvH, which yields MSPTPSDRKYTKTHEWCLAEGDVVTIGITQFATDQLADITFVDLPSIGTRVTAGQACGEIESVKATSELYTAVSGEVIEVNKALGDAPELVNNDPYGQGWMVKIRAANLSELDALMDAAAYDRLLAAAS from the coding sequence GTGAGTCCCACTCCGAGCGATCGCAAATATACAAAAACACACGAATGGTGTCTTGCAGAAGGCGACGTCGTGACCATCGGCATCACGCAGTTCGCCACGGATCAGTTGGCCGACATCACTTTTGTTGATCTTCCGTCGATCGGCACCCGAGTGACGGCAGGTCAGGCATGCGGCGAGATCGAGTCCGTCAAAGCGACCAGCGAGTTATATACCGCCGTCAGCGGGGAGGTCATCGAGGTCAACAAGGCACTTGGTGATGCCCCCGAGCTGGTGAACAATGACCCATACGGACAGGGCTGGATGGTCAAGATTCGCGCCGCGAACCTTTCCGAGCTCGACGCGCTGATGGATGCGGCGGCGTATGACCGGTTGCTTGCAGCGGCCTCATGA
- the crcB gene encoding fluoride efflux transporter CrcB translates to MVKLVLVFLGGGLGSLCRYGLAGWGQRLVNGSFPVGTLLVNVLGCFVIGFLNYLFNGGAYLIRPEYRVALTIGVLGGFTTFSTFGWETFAMANDGQGLRAVMNLLLSVTLGFSSVLVGYRLAEKWFGAG, encoded by the coding sequence ATGGTCAAGCTGGTGTTGGTCTTTCTTGGCGGTGGGCTGGGATCGTTGTGTCGGTACGGGTTGGCCGGCTGGGGGCAGCGGCTGGTCAACGGATCGTTTCCAGTGGGGACTCTCCTCGTCAACGTCCTGGGGTGTTTTGTGATTGGATTCCTCAACTACCTGTTCAACGGCGGCGCCTATCTCATCCGGCCTGAGTATCGTGTAGCTCTGACCATCGGCGTGCTCGGTGGTTTCACGACGTTCTCGACATTTGGCTGGGAAACATTCGCGATGGCCAACGACGGCCAGGGACTCCGAGCCGTGATGAATCTGCTGCTCAGCGTCACGCTCGGATTCTCGTCCGTGCTGGTCGGCTATCGGCTTGCCGAGAAGTGGTTTGGAGCCGGGTGA
- the rnr gene encoding ribonuclease R yields the protein MPAKTCEPVKESRINTTNDLTNRILQHVSRKDYRPQRARRLAQSIGIEEKEYGEFRAAVKSLMKAGRVILGGRNCVMLPSAVGVIIGTFRGNPRGFGFVVPANPTDHGDLFIPPGAAGGAITGDTVEARITRRGKRGDSALVEGEVTRIIERGQSRFVGELIRQGEQWLMIPDGHALHAPVIVGDVGSTRARTGDQVVVELTEFPSATRAGRGVIIEVLGRRSDPGVDTLSIIHQYHLRHAFPPEVADDVRHVVRKYALETELGSREDLRREVVVTIDPDDAKDFDDAISIRRSARGRYELGVHIADVSAFVRPDSPLDVEARLRGNSVYFPRHVIPMLPEVLSNGLCSLQEGEPRLAKSVFIEYDTKGRRIASRFANTVIQSHKRLTYREVTRVLAGETRGVNPQVVALLKSMEHLARLIQKRRLAAGMIVLDLPGVELIVNDGDEVIDVIPEDTAFAHTIIEMFMVEANEAVAELFHRLGVPHLRRIHPEPPAESQNKLTGFLRVLGKPVPKRLERSDMIRLLDSVRGQPEAFAVNLAVLRSMAQAEYSPAMIGHFALASRHYTHFTSPIRRYPDLVVHRLLQQYLEHQLDSPQGKSRAPSSEELAVLGAHCSFTERNAEAAEREIRLVKILRFLEKRVGDIEQGVVTGVANVGVYVQLLKYRVDGLVRFADLPDDWWDIDVRSGCVVGQRSRKRIAIGDAVNVQLAGVDLSARELDLVLTADSLKTGTGRARPSVAKRGEPDRGRKAARVERKTVRRRDSRRPRRIGRRR from the coding sequence ATGCCGGCCAAGACGTGCGAGCCGGTGAAGGAGTCACGCATTAACACAACAAACGATCTCACTAATCGCATTCTGCAACATGTCAGTCGCAAGGATTACCGGCCGCAGCGCGCGCGCCGGCTTGCCCAATCCATCGGCATCGAGGAGAAGGAATACGGCGAGTTCCGCGCGGCGGTCAAGTCCCTGATGAAAGCCGGCCGCGTCATACTCGGCGGCCGCAACTGCGTCATGCTGCCGTCGGCCGTCGGGGTCATCATCGGAACCTTCCGCGGCAACCCGCGGGGCTTCGGCTTCGTGGTGCCGGCTAACCCGACCGATCACGGGGACTTGTTCATCCCCCCTGGAGCCGCCGGCGGGGCGATCACCGGCGATACGGTCGAGGCCAGAATCACCCGTCGGGGCAAGCGAGGCGATTCGGCCCTCGTCGAGGGAGAGGTTACGCGGATTATTGAACGCGGCCAGAGTCGATTCGTCGGCGAGCTGATCCGGCAAGGGGAGCAATGGCTTATGATCCCCGACGGACACGCTCTTCACGCTCCGGTGATTGTCGGCGACGTCGGCTCGACGCGAGCCCGCACCGGCGACCAAGTCGTCGTCGAGCTGACCGAGTTCCCCTCCGCCACGCGAGCCGGACGCGGAGTCATCATCGAGGTCCTGGGTCGCAGATCCGATCCTGGCGTCGACACGCTGAGCATCATCCATCAATACCATCTCCGTCACGCGTTTCCACCCGAAGTGGCAGACGATGTGCGGCACGTTGTGCGCAAGTACGCGCTCGAAACGGAGCTTGGAAGCCGCGAGGACTTGCGCCGGGAAGTCGTGGTCACTATCGACCCCGATGACGCCAAGGACTTCGACGACGCCATCTCCATTCGGAGATCGGCGCGAGGGCGGTATGAACTGGGCGTGCATATTGCCGATGTGTCGGCGTTTGTCAGGCCGGACAGCCCGTTGGACGTGGAGGCCCGGCTGCGCGGCAATAGCGTCTATTTTCCCCGGCACGTCATTCCGATGCTGCCAGAGGTCCTCAGTAACGGCCTGTGCAGCCTGCAGGAGGGTGAACCCCGGCTCGCCAAGAGCGTCTTCATTGAGTATGACACGAAGGGGAGGCGGATCGCGAGTCGCTTTGCCAACACGGTCATTCAATCCCACAAGCGGCTGACGTATCGCGAGGTCACTCGCGTCCTGGCGGGCGAAACGCGGGGCGTGAACCCCCAGGTCGTGGCCTTGCTCAAGAGTATGGAACACCTGGCCCGCCTGATTCAGAAACGGCGGCTGGCGGCAGGAATGATCGTGCTCGATCTGCCCGGGGTAGAACTGATCGTGAACGACGGTGACGAGGTCATCGACGTCATCCCGGAGGATACCGCCTTCGCGCATACCATTATTGAGATGTTCATGGTCGAGGCCAACGAAGCGGTCGCCGAGTTGTTCCACCGCCTCGGCGTGCCGCACCTGCGTCGGATTCACCCTGAGCCGCCGGCCGAGAGTCAAAACAAGCTCACCGGCTTCCTCCGCGTCCTGGGCAAGCCGGTTCCCAAACGGCTTGAACGATCCGACATGATCCGATTGCTCGATAGCGTTCGTGGTCAACCAGAGGCATTCGCTGTCAATCTTGCCGTGCTGCGATCCATGGCCCAGGCCGAGTACTCGCCGGCCATGATCGGCCACTTTGCCCTGGCCAGCCGCCATTACACCCATTTCACCTCACCAATCCGCCGATATCCGGATCTGGTGGTCCATCGGTTATTACAGCAGTATCTCGAGCACCAACTCGACTCGCCGCAGGGCAAGTCCCGGGCGCCGTCCAGCGAGGAATTGGCCGTCCTGGGCGCGCACTGCAGCTTCACTGAACGGAACGCGGAGGCGGCCGAGCGCGAAATCAGACTGGTGAAGATACTGCGGTTTCTGGAGAAACGCGTCGGCGATATCGAGCAGGGAGTGGTCACCGGCGTCGCCAACGTCGGCGTCTACGTTCAGTTGCTCAAGTATCGCGTGGACGGTCTGGTGCGGTTCGCGGACCTTCCCGACGATTGGTGGGACATCGACGTCCGCTCGGGCTGCGTTGTCGGCCAGCGCAGCCGCAAACGGATCGCGATCGGCGACGCGGTGAACGTCCAACTGGCCGGTGTTGATCTGTCGGCCCGTGAGTTGGACCTTGTTCTGACGGCCGATTCGCTGAAAACCGGCACGGGCCGTGCTCGTCCTTCGGTTGCGAAACGAGGAGAGCCTGATCGCGGCAGGAAAGCGGCCAGAGTCGAGCGCAAGACCGTCCGCAGGCGCGACTCTCGCCGGCCCCGCCGGATTGGCCGCAGACGATAG
- a CDS encoding L-lactate dehydrogenase, with product MTAGKVVIIGAGEVGSTCAFALQMRGAAREIVLIDANHERAEGQAQDLSHGQCFTPPVEVRAGDYPDCSGAQVIIITAGAAQKPGQSRLDLVGTNVEICRSVVGRIIEHTREAIVVMVTNPVDVLTYAAIRFSGLPRGRVIGSGTVLDTARFRFFLGRHCRVDPASIHGYVLGEHGDSEVVAWSITTMAGMRMADYCRACPHKCPQMDRQRIAMQVRNSAYHIIEAKGATNFAVALALLRITTAIIRNENSALTVSTLLQGEYGLTDVCLSVPTIVNQNGADRLICPELSAEDLKALRASAEAIRSVQQNVGLM from the coding sequence ATGACCGCCGGGAAGGTCGTCATCATCGGGGCCGGTGAGGTGGGGAGCACCTGCGCCTTCGCCCTACAGATGCGAGGCGCGGCCCGCGAGATCGTTCTGATTGACGCGAACCACGAACGCGCGGAGGGGCAGGCACAGGACCTGAGCCACGGACAGTGCTTCACGCCCCCCGTGGAAGTCCGAGCGGGAGACTATCCCGATTGCAGCGGTGCCCAGGTCATCATCATTACCGCAGGAGCGGCACAGAAACCGGGGCAATCGCGGCTGGACCTGGTCGGAACCAATGTGGAGATATGCCGGTCGGTGGTTGGTCGAATCATCGAACACACTCGCGAAGCGATCGTGGTCATGGTGACCAACCCGGTGGACGTGCTGACTTACGCGGCGATCCGGTTCTCGGGTTTGCCTCGCGGCCGTGTCATCGGCTCGGGCACCGTACTGGATACCGCGCGATTCCGTTTCTTTCTCGGCCGTCACTGCCGCGTTGATCCTGCGAGCATCCACGGTTATGTACTCGGCGAGCACGGCGACAGCGAAGTGGTCGCCTGGAGCATCACGACGATGGCAGGCATGCGCATGGCGGACTACTGCCGCGCCTGCCCGCACAAGTGTCCGCAGATGGACCGTCAGCGGATCGCCATGCAGGTCCGCAACTCGGCCTATCACATCATCGAGGCGAAGGGAGCGACCAACTTCGCCGTGGCGCTGGCATTGCTGCGGATCACCACCGCGATTATCCGCAACGAGAACAGCGCCTTGACGGTTTCCACTCTTCTGCAGGGCGAATACGGTCTGACCGACGTTTGCCTGAGCGTGCCGACGATTGTCAATCAAAATGGCGCGGATCGCCTCATCTGCCCGGAACTGTCGGCGGAGGATTTGAAGGCCCTCAGGGCGTCGGCGGAGGCGATACGCAGCGTACAGCAGAATGTGGGACTCATGTGA
- the gcvT gene encoding glycine cleavage system aminomethyltransferase GcvT, producing MRRTPLYDLHTRLGAKMVDFAGWEMPLLFTSIIEEHRHTRSAASVFDVSHMGRIELTGPDAESLLERICTRRVGKAVVGQSLYSHICREDGGILDDVIVSRFEDHWLVVCNASNRDRIVAWLRRHASGSDLDIKDRTEETMMVAIQGPLAVELVSRLLPIAVADLRRYHFCSGNYMFTPYAIFRSGYTGEDGFEIILPANVAQLVGSYLVGDEVASNTIKPAGLGARDTLRLEAGMPLYGHELHEHTDSLSAGLEWCVDLGKDFIGAEALRRISQAGPSRRLVGLELTGRRIARPHSAVLSENRPVGEVTSGTFSPTLERSIAMAYVDAAHAQEGRPLTVDLSGKQADATIVRLPFYKQKTGT from the coding sequence GTGCGAAGAACACCTCTTTACGATCTCCACACTCGGCTCGGGGCCAAGATGGTCGACTTCGCGGGATGGGAAATGCCCCTCCTGTTCACGAGCATCATCGAGGAGCATCGGCATACTCGATCTGCCGCGTCCGTGTTCGACGTCTCGCACATGGGACGAATCGAATTGACCGGCCCGGATGCCGAGTCTCTTCTCGAACGTATTTGCACGCGCAGGGTCGGTAAGGCCGTCGTCGGCCAATCGTTGTACAGTCATATCTGCCGGGAGGACGGTGGAATTCTCGACGACGTCATCGTGTCGCGTTTCGAGGACCACTGGCTGGTGGTCTGCAATGCCTCGAATCGCGACCGCATCGTCGCGTGGCTCCGCCGGCACGCGAGCGGGAGCGATCTGGATATCAAGGATCGAACCGAAGAAACGATGATGGTCGCCATCCAGGGGCCGCTGGCCGTCGAGCTGGTCAGCCGGCTGCTGCCAATCGCCGTGGCGGATCTGAGGCGTTACCATTTCTGCAGCGGCAACTACATGTTCACCCCCTACGCGATTTTCCGCAGCGGCTACACCGGCGAGGACGGTTTCGAGATCATCCTGCCTGCAAACGTAGCCCAGCTCGTCGGCAGCTATCTCGTCGGGGATGAGGTCGCGAGTAACACCATCAAACCCGCGGGTCTTGGCGCCAGGGACACGCTGCGGCTGGAGGCGGGCATGCCGCTGTATGGACATGAGTTGCACGAACACACCGACTCACTCAGCGCGGGACTGGAATGGTGCGTTGACCTCGGCAAGGATTTCATCGGCGCGGAGGCTCTGCGGCGAATTTCACAGGCCGGCCCCTCGCGCAGGCTGGTCGGCCTCGAACTGACCGGCCGCCGGATCGCACGGCCGCATTCCGCGGTGCTGAGTGAGAACCGTCCCGTTGGCGAAGTCACCAGCGGCACGTTCTCCCCCACCCTTGAACGCAGCATTGCGATGGCTTACGTCGATGCCGCTCATGCCCAGGAGGGCCGCCCGCTCACCGTGGACCTGAGTGGCAAACAGGCCGATGCGACCATCGTCAGACTGCCATTCTACAAGCAAAAGACCGGCACCTGA